A part of Populus alba chromosome 8, ASM523922v2, whole genome shotgun sequence genomic DNA contains:
- the LOC118045197 gene encoding uncharacterized protein translates to MATSLDGKADSSPLRGFIYHALRFSSGKTYIDYIPHTKTPAVAPEPHEFVKSYSSLLPFEPARGDFLDCCNGLLLFVEGSIPQYYVCNPVTKQCVAIPRDFTLENICTSEISSLAFDPFKSPHYRVVCVDYSESKPFQRFRVFSSETGSWTIQETAFGYGSKKSTVAKHCIYLDGVLYRQSVSKQIGSKRLLCFDLNRGNSRAIELPEKERLAPNDYGCIGLSRRHLCYSDLVGTALHFWLLEDRCKNGRWTLIHNINVDYLGNHVHRLDRITIARFGKISALRPFALHPTSEVIFFGTRGAMLSYHPEDRRVELIYRTKKDRQIMKGQISVFPYTPCLVNLKDFGQLDCSLSQP, encoded by the exons ATGGCTACCTCTTTAGATGGAAAAGCAG ATTCTTCACCTCTTCGTGGCTTTATTTATCATGCGTTGAGGTTCAGTAGCGGGAAAACATACATTGATTATATCCCCCACACCAAGACTCCAGCAGTTGCACCGGAACCGCATGAATTTGTCAAGTCCTATTCTTCGTTGTTGCCTTTTGAACCTGCCCGGGGTGATTTCCTTGATTGTTGCAATGGTTTGCTTTTGTTTGTTGAGGGTTCTATTCCGCAGTACTATGTGTGCAACCCTGTGACAAAACAGTGTGTGGCGATTCCTAGAGATTTTACGCTCGAAAACATATGTACATCCGAAATCTCATCCCTTGCATTTGATCCTTTCAAATCACCTCACTACAGAGTTGTTTGCGTTGATTATTCAGAGTCCAAGCCCTTCCAAAGATTCCGCGTGTTCTCATCAGAGACTGGCAGTTGGACTATCCAAGAAACCGCTTTTGGATATGGATCTAAGAAGTCTACAGTGGCCAAGCATTGTATTTACTTGGATGGAGTGTTGTACCGTCAATCTGTCTCAAAACAGATTGGCTCAAAACGActtttatgttttgatcttAACAGAGGAAATTCTCGTGCCATTGAGCTTCCAGAGAAGGAGAGACTTGCTCCCAATGACTATGGATGCATTGGGCTGTCTAGGCGCCATTTATGTTATTCCGATCTTGTTGGAACTGCATTACACTTTTGGTTGCTTGAGGATCGTTGCAAGAATGGCAGATGGACTCTGATTCACAATATCAATGTTGATTATTTGGGAAACCACGTGCATCGGCTGGATAGGATTACTATTGCCAGATTTggtaaaatttcagctttgaGGCCCTTTGCTTTGCATCCAACTTCTGAAGTTATCTTCTTTGGGACTCGGGGTGCTATGCTCAGTTATCATCCCGAAGACAGAAGGGTGGAATTGATTTATAGAACAAAGAAAGACAGGCAAATAATGAAGGGGCAGATCTCGGTCTTTCCATACACACCATGCCTGGTGAATTTGAAAGATTTTGGTCAATTGGATTGCAGTTTGAGCCAGCCATGA
- the LOC118045154 gene encoding uncharacterized protein isoform X1, with the protein MILLVFHAASFKMEATRFHKEFYKIKGIGKGAYETVFSCMHKLDGQAYAVKIVKFNRHYDQDKVLREVKALAKCNHSNVVRYFNAWIEWIVVQSSDEDEDDDKEGDDDGASSKSLDAMLFIQMEHCHQNLDNLLEQSTITEGTALKYFQGMVKGLDHIYGKKIIHGDLSRKNIFIDANKVIKVADFGLAKLLGNSATAIKSGSSGTKSYLAPEAEKGAPIDQKVDIYSLGILFLELLGSFTTMSERAHAINNLREMRVLPESISKYEDYILQLVAFSPEERPSTKEILTWPIWADVSSSEAENDDRVPIRIGDDHQAADDDMPGLENADDDMPELEDADDDMHHARFGRC; encoded by the exons ATGATTCTGCTGGTGTTTCATGCAGCATCCTTCAAAATGGAAGCAACCAGATTTCAtaaagaattttataaaatcaaaggcattg GAAAAGGAGCATATGAAACAGTTTTTTCATGCATGCATAAGTTGGATGGACAAGCATATGCAGTgaaaatagtaaaatttaatAGACATTATGATCAAGATAAGGTTTTAAGAGAAGTGAAAGCCTTAGCTAAATGTAACCACAGCAACGTGGTTAGATACTTCAATGCGTGGATTGAATGGATAGTGGTACAGTCttctgatgaagatgaagatgatgataaagaAGGAGATGATGATGGTGCTTCTTCTAAGAGTTTGGATGCTATGCTTTTCATACAGATGGAGCATTGTCATca GAATCTTGACAATCTACTGGAGCAATCAACCATAACTGAGGGTACAGCTCTGAAGTACTTTCAAGGGATGGTGAAAGGTCTGGACCACATATATGGGAAGAAAATAATCCATGGGGATCTGTCAAGGAAAAACATCTTCATTGACGCTAACAAGGTGATCAAGGTGGCTGACTTCGGCTTAG CCAAACTATTGGGCAATTCTGCTACTGCTATTAAATCTGGAAGTTCCGGCACAAAGTCTTATCTTGCTCCAGAAGCAGAAAAGGGGGCTCCCATCGACCAAAAAGTGGACATATATAGTCTTGGTATCCTGTTTTTGGAGTTGCTCGGGAGCTTCACCACGATGTCTGAGCGGGCCCATGCCATTAACAATCTGCGAGAAATGAGAGTGTTGCCTGAGAGCATATCCAAATATGAAGATTACATCTTACAATTGGTTGCATTTTCTCCCGAAGAGAGGCCATCGACTAAAGAGATTCTCACATGGCCAATATGGGCTGATGTTTCATCTTCAGAGGCAGAGAATGATGACAGAGTCCCGATACGGATTGGTGATGACCACCAAGCAGCAGATGATGACATGCCAGGGTTGGAAAATGCTGATGATGACATGCCAGAGCTGGAAGATGCTGATGATGACATGCATCATGCCAGATTTGGAAGATGCTGA
- the LOC140955892 gene encoding uncharacterized protein, with protein MIVENMIWRFCQELYSGHRKVAFLLHGKADELLEDVEKIAESAFLMIVVFASAVTKQKLNSKFSTESQMEMSVLILVSFSCLEYFRRVCLSEYMDTIRGVVVSAQVNETVCVSFVESMPPYVDQTNPQEFQQKVDYIWFKDEVQTTRILFYLRVIPTCCIERLPGPVFSRVVAPTMFLYMGHPNGKVARASHSMFAAFISSGKDSNENERSYFSSLAFYICLAVC; from the exons ATGATAGTGGAAAATATGATATGGCGATTCTGCCAAGAACTCTACTCAGGGCATCGGAAGGTGGCTTTCTTGCTACATGGGAAAGCAGATGAGTTGCTTGAAGATGTAGAGAAAATTGCTGAGTCTGCTTTCCTTATGATCGTGGTGTTTGCTTCGGCTGTTACAAAGCAGAAACTGAATTCAAAATTCTCAACTGAAAGTCAGATGGAGATGTCTGTCCTGATACTAGTTTCATTCTCCTGTTTAGAGTATTTCCGGCGTGTGTGTTTGTCAGAATATATGGATACAATACGAGGGGTTGTTGTGAGTGCACAGGTGAACGAGACCGTGTGTGTCTCATTTGTAGAATCTATGCCCCCTTATGTTGATCAGACAAATCCCCAAG AATTCCAGCAGAAAGTGGACTACATATGGTTCAAGGATGAAGTGCAGACCACCCGCATTTTGTTTTACCTGCGGGTTATTCCGACTTGTTGCATTGAACGTTTGCCCGGACCTGTTTTTAGCAGAGTTGTTGCTCCAACAATGTTCTT ATATATGGGACATCCAAATGGAAAGGTAGCTCGAGCTTCACATTCTATGTTTGCGGCATTCATATCCTCGGGGAAGGACTCTAATGAGAATGAAAGATCATATTTTTCATCACTCGCATTCTATATTTGCTTAGCAGTGTGTTAA
- the LOC140955853 gene encoding F-box protein At5g07610-like — MTTSLDGKAGESKNCSCVGFLCSSLPDDMLVEILYRITDRKHLIRLKSVCKYWNNLISDVCVPKISDSSPFRGFIYHALRVSSRETYIDYIPCAMTPANAPEPHEFVKSYSSLLPFEPARGDFLDCCNGLLLFVEGSIPQYYVCNPVTKQCAAIPRDFTLENICTASLAFDPFKSPHYRVVCFDYSEPKPPQRSRVFSSETGSWTIQETAFGYGPKKSRLAKHCIYLDGVLYRQTASKQIDSKRLLCFDLNRGNSRAIELPEKERLAPNDYGCIGLLRRHLCYSDLLGTALHFWLLEDRCKNGRWTLIHNINVDYLGNHVHRLDRITIARFGEISALRPFALHPTSEVIFFGTRGAMLSYHPEDRRVELIYRTKKDRQIMKGQISVFPYTPCLVNLKDFGQLDCSLSQP; from the coding sequence ATGACTACCTCTTTAGATGGAAAAGCAGGTGAGAGCAAGAACTGCAGCTGTGTTGGTTTTCTTTGTTCAAGCTTACCAGATGATATGCTGGTTGAAATCCTCTATCGGATTACTGATCGCAAGCATCTCATTAGACTTAAAAGTGTTTGCAAATATTGGAACAATCTGATTAGTGATGTTTGTGTTCCAAAAATCTCAGATTCTTCACCTTTTCGTGGCTTTATTTACCATGCGCTGAGGGTCAGTAGCCGGGAAACATACATTGATTATATTCCCTGCGCCATGACTCCAGCAAATGCACCAGAACCACATGAATTTGTCAAGTCCTATTCTTCGCTGTTGCCTTTTGAACCTGCCCGGGGTGATTTCCTTGATTGTTGCAATGGTTTGCTTTTGTTTGTTGAGGGTTCTATTCCGCAGTACTATGTGTGCAATCCTGTGACAAAACAGTGTGCGGCGATTCCCAGAGATTTTACGCTCGAAAACATATGTACTGCATCCCTGGCATTTGATCCTTTCAAATCACCTCACTACAGAGTTGTTTGCTTTGATTATTCAGAGCCCAAGCCCCCCCAAAGATCGCGCGTGTTCTCATCGGAGACTGGCAGTTGGACTATCCAAGAAACCGCTTTTGGATATGGACCTAAGAAGTCTAGATTGGCCAAGCATTGTATTTACTTGGATGGAGTGTTGTACCGTCAAACTGCCTCAAAACAGATTGACTCAAAACGActtttatgttttgatcttAACAGAGGAAATTCTCGTGCCATTGAACTTCCAGAGAAGGAGAGACTTGCTCCCAATGACTATGGATGCATTGGGCTGTTGAGGCGCCATTTATGTTATTCCGATCTTCTTGGAACTGCGTTACACTTTTGGTTGCTTGAGGATCGTTGCAAGAATGGCAGATGGACTCTGATTCACAATATCAATGTTGATTATTTGGGAAACCACGTGCATCGGCTGGATAGGATTACTATTGCCAGATTTGGTGAAATTTCAGCTTTGAGGCCCTTTGCTTTGCATCCAACTTCTGAAGTTATCTTCTTTGGGACTCGGGGTGCTATGCTCAGTTATCATCCCGAAGACAGAAGGGTGGAATTGATTTATAGAACAAAGAAAGACAGGCAAATAATGAAGGGGCAGATCTCGGTCTTTCCATACACACCATGCCTGGTGAATTTGAAAGATTTTGGTCAATTGGATTGCAGTTTGAGCCAGCCATGA
- the LOC118045154 gene encoding uncharacterized protein isoform X3, with amino-acid sequence MHKLDGQAYAVKIVKFNRHYDQDKVLREVKALAKCNHSNVVRYFNAWIEWIVVQSSDEDEDDDKEGDDDGASSKSLDAMLFIQMEHCHQNLDNLLEQSTITEGTALKYFQGMVKGLDHIYGKKIIHGDLSRKNIFIDANKVIKVADFGLAKLLGNSATAIKSGSSGTKSYLAPEAEKGAPIDQKVDIYSLGILFLELLGSFTTMSERAHAINNLREMRVLPESISKYEDYILQLVAFSPEERPSTKEILTWPIWADVSSSEAENDDRVPIRIGDDHQAADDDMPGLENADDDMPELEDADDDMHHARFGRC; translated from the exons ATGCATAAGTTGGATGGACAAGCATATGCAGTgaaaatagtaaaatttaatAGACATTATGATCAAGATAAGGTTTTAAGAGAAGTGAAAGCCTTAGCTAAATGTAACCACAGCAACGTGGTTAGATACTTCAATGCGTGGATTGAATGGATAGTGGTACAGTCttctgatgaagatgaagatgatgataaagaAGGAGATGATGATGGTGCTTCTTCTAAGAGTTTGGATGCTATGCTTTTCATACAGATGGAGCATTGTCATca GAATCTTGACAATCTACTGGAGCAATCAACCATAACTGAGGGTACAGCTCTGAAGTACTTTCAAGGGATGGTGAAAGGTCTGGACCACATATATGGGAAGAAAATAATCCATGGGGATCTGTCAAGGAAAAACATCTTCATTGACGCTAACAAGGTGATCAAGGTGGCTGACTTCGGCTTAG CCAAACTATTGGGCAATTCTGCTACTGCTATTAAATCTGGAAGTTCCGGCACAAAGTCTTATCTTGCTCCAGAAGCAGAAAAGGGGGCTCCCATCGACCAAAAAGTGGACATATATAGTCTTGGTATCCTGTTTTTGGAGTTGCTCGGGAGCTTCACCACGATGTCTGAGCGGGCCCATGCCATTAACAATCTGCGAGAAATGAGAGTGTTGCCTGAGAGCATATCCAAATATGAAGATTACATCTTACAATTGGTTGCATTTTCTCCCGAAGAGAGGCCATCGACTAAAGAGATTCTCACATGGCCAATATGGGCTGATGTTTCATCTTCAGAGGCAGAGAATGATGACAGAGTCCCGATACGGATTGGTGATGACCACCAAGCAGCAGATGATGACATGCCAGGGTTGGAAAATGCTGATGATGACATGCCAGAGCTGGAAGATGCTGATGATGACATGCATCATGCCAGATTTGGAAGATGCTGA
- the LOC118045162 gene encoding transcription factor SRM1 yields MHQYTNPPTRRFTQSPHHSSALWTREEDKIFEAALVNFPEEFRDRWQRIGAYVGQSAWEVKDRYEILIKDVYEIDSDCIELPSYKDEEAVSWDSGGMVAAAAPSGQISCGGKAKQEAEGRKGNPWTEEEHERFLTGLRRFGRGDWRSISINVVITKTPVQVTSHAQNYFLRQNSANNERRGRRRASTLDITAVDTKTVAPSSEDNWIAQPGPPTDRGGAPV; encoded by the exons ATGCATCAATACACTAACCCTCCAACTCGGCGTTTCACCCAGTCCCCTCATCATTCCTCCGCTCTGTGGACTCGCGAGGAGGACAAGATTTTTGAAGCGGCTCTGGTGAACTTTCCCGAGGAATTCCGGGATCGGTGGCAAAGAATCGGAGCTTACGTGGGACAATCGGCGTGGGAAGTTAAAGACCGCTACGAGATTCTAATAAAGGATGTCTATGAGATTGATTCGGACTGTATTGAATTGCCAAGTTATAAAGATGAAGAAGCTGTGAGTTGGGACTCCGGCGGCATGGTGGCGGCTGCAGCGCCGTCGGGTCAGATTTCTTGTGGTGGTAAAGCAAAACAAGAAGCCGAGGGAAGGAAAGGCAACCCTTGGACAGAGGAAGAACATGA GAGGTTTTTGACTGGATTGAGAAGGTTTGGTAGAGGTGACTGGAGAAGCATCTCAATAAATGTAGTCATTACCAAAACACCCGTTCAAGTAACTAGTCATGCTCAGAACTACTTCCTGCGACAGAATTCTGCGAATAATGAGAGGCGAGGGAGGAGAAGGGCGAGCACTCTTGACATTACCGCCGTGGATACCAAGACAGTTGCCCCGTCATCTGAAGATAATTGGATTGCTCAGCCTGGTCCTCCAACTGATCGAGGTGGGGCACCGGTATAG
- the LOC118045142 gene encoding germin-like protein 9-3: MAMNSLKPISLVTAKTALASDPDILSDFIAPTNTSVDGKLFTFTGMRGVLTKFPQNFTLTKATMNEFPALNGKSVSYAVLQYPADGLNPPHTHPRAAELLFLVYGSLEVGFVDTKNVLYTHNLQVGDVFIFPKGLVYYQYNPTQKSAIAISSFGSANTGTVSVPLSVFSTGIDDRILAKAFKTDLYTIQKIKSGFGKP; this comes from the coding sequence ATGGCCATGAATTCACTCAAACCTATTTCCTTGGTCACTGCCAAGACTGCCTTAGCAAGTGATCCTGATATCCTTTCGGATTTCATTGCACCAACTAACACAAGTGTTGATGGAAAGTTGTTCACTTTCACAGGAATGCGTGGGGTTCTTACTAAATTTCCTCAAAACTTCACTTTAACAAAAGCAACCATGAATGAGTTCCCAGCTCTCAACGGGAAGAGCGTGTCATATGCTGTGCTTCAATACCCTGCCGATGGTCTGAACCCACCTCACACCCACCCTCGCGCTGCTGAACTCTTGTTCCTTGTGTATGGTAGCCTTGAAGTTGGATTTGTTGACACCAAAAATGTGCTTTACACCCATAACCTCCAAGTTGGAGATGTGTTTATTTTTCCAAAGGGTCTTGTGTACTATCAATACAACCCAACCCAGAAATCAGCAATTGCGATTTCTTCTTTTGGTAGTGCAAATACTGGAACAGTTTCTGTGCCTTTGTCTGTCTTTTCAACTGGAATCGATGATCGTATTCTTGCCAAGGCATTCAAGACTGATTTATATACCATTCAGAAGATCAAGTCTGGCTTTGGCAAGCCCTAA
- the LOC118045151 gene encoding PAN domain-containing protein At5g03700: MEKKPVISATRSLATQLLFLISSILYTCTSATAQELLVGFKANPSSSVSSFQSLLNDSTSTFSLGFLRVNQTQLALTVIHLPSLRPLWQANPTSSFRWSDETQLFFNGSLVISDPQKRSFWSTGTSQQGDKVVLLNSSNLQILQKQVVLWQSFDFPTSTLVENQNFTSNMSLVSSNGLYSMRLGDDFMALYAGFKDGKTQQMYWKHKALEAKAEVVQGQGPIHARLESDGFLGMYQIGKTPVDIQPFNSFHRPIDRFLMVQLEPDGNLKGYYWAQTDWVLDYQAITETCELPSPCGPYGLCRPGSGCSCLDNRTQVDTASFQCIDGDDQSGDFCTGSDDFWVLRRKGVELPFKELMESDTTSSSVEECELSCQRNCSCWGAVYNNATRFCYPLSYPIQTLVGVGDESKVGYFKVRTKSSWHKKMKVGIRVLGAVIVVLTGVVLGYGGYKIWNRRRRGPKRVLEEKTEVSSGPYKNLGSASFKSIEMF, from the coding sequence atggaaaagaaaccAGTAATCTCAGCAACCCGATCACTAGCCACTCAGCTTCTCTTCCTAATTTCAAGTATTCTCTACACGTGCACTTCGGCCACAGCTCAAGAGCTTCTCGTTGGCTTCAAAGCCAACCCAAGTTCATCAGTCTCATCCTTTCAGTCTCTCTTGAATGACTCAACAAGCACCTTTTCTCTAGGTTTCCTCCGAGTCAACCAAACTCAACTCGCCCTCACAGTCATCCACCTCCCTTCCCTCCGGCCACTCTGGCAGGCCAACCCAACAAGCTCGTTTCGTTGGTCAGACGAGACCCAGCTCTTCTTCAATGGTAGTCTTGTGATATCTGATCCACAAAAGAGGTCATTTTGGTCCACAGGAACGTCCCAACAAGGTGACAAAGTTGTCCTCCTCAACTCCTCAAACCTACAAATACTACAAAAACAAGTTGTACTCTGGCAAAGTTTCGATTTTCCCACAAGTACCCTCGTCGAGAACCAGAATTTCACTTCTAACATGTCTCTCGTTTCCTCCAATGGGCTTTACTCCATGCGCTTAGGAGATGACTTCATGGCCCTGTACGCAGGGTTCAAAGATGGGAAAACGCAACAAATGTACTGGAAACACAAAGCCTTGGAAGCTAAAGCAGAAGTTGTTCAAGGACAAGGTCCGATCCATGCCCGACTCGAATCCGATGGGTTTTTGGGCATGTACCAAATTGGAAAAACCCCGGTAGATATTCAACCTTTCAACAGCTTTCATCGACCTATTGACAGATTCCTGATGGTCCAGTTAGAACCGGACGGGAACCTCAAAGGCTATTACTGGGCTCAAACCGACTGGGTCTTGGACTACCAGGCTATCACTGAAACGTGTGAGTTGCCCAGTCCCTGCGGTCCCTACGGTTTGTGCAGACCCGGGTCGGGCTGCTCCTGTTTGGATAACCGGACCCAGGTGGACACCGCGTCATTTCAGTGCATTGATGGGGATGATCAGTCCGGCGATTTTTGCACTGGaagtgatgatttctgggttcTGAGAAGGAAAGGGGTGGAGTTACCGTTTAAGGAGTTGATGGAGTCGGACACAACATCATCGTCTGTGGAGGAATGTGAGCTATCTTGTCAGAGGAACTGCAGCTGCTGGGGTGCAGTTTACAACAACGCAACCCGGTTTTGTTACCCTTTGAGTTACCCGATCCAAACACTGGTGGGTGTGGGTGATGAGAGTAAAGTCGGGTATTTCAAGGTGCGAACCAAAAGTAGTTGgcataagaaaatgaaagtggGTATTCGGGTTCTTGGGGCGGTTATTGTGGTTCTGACCGGAGTTGTGCTTGGGTATGGAGGTTATAAGATCTGGAATAGGAGGAGAAGAGGGCCTAAACGGGTCTTGGAGGAGAAGACTGAGGTATCATCCGGCCCGTATAAAAATCTCGGGTCAGCTAGTTTCAAGTCTATCGAAATGTTTTAG
- the LOC118045154 gene encoding uncharacterized protein isoform X2, whose protein sequence is MEATRFHKEFYKIKGIGKGAYETVFSCMHKLDGQAYAVKIVKFNRHYDQDKVLREVKALAKCNHSNVVRYFNAWIEWIVVQSSDEDEDDDKEGDDDGASSKSLDAMLFIQMEHCHQNLDNLLEQSTITEGTALKYFQGMVKGLDHIYGKKIIHGDLSRKNIFIDANKVIKVADFGLAKLLGNSATAIKSGSSGTKSYLAPEAEKGAPIDQKVDIYSLGILFLELLGSFTTMSERAHAINNLREMRVLPESISKYEDYILQLVAFSPEERPSTKEILTWPIWADVSSSEAENDDRVPIRIGDDHQAADDDMPGLENADDDMPELEDADDDMHHARFGRC, encoded by the exons ATGGAAGCAACCAGATTTCAtaaagaattttataaaatcaaaggcattg GAAAAGGAGCATATGAAACAGTTTTTTCATGCATGCATAAGTTGGATGGACAAGCATATGCAGTgaaaatagtaaaatttaatAGACATTATGATCAAGATAAGGTTTTAAGAGAAGTGAAAGCCTTAGCTAAATGTAACCACAGCAACGTGGTTAGATACTTCAATGCGTGGATTGAATGGATAGTGGTACAGTCttctgatgaagatgaagatgatgataaagaAGGAGATGATGATGGTGCTTCTTCTAAGAGTTTGGATGCTATGCTTTTCATACAGATGGAGCATTGTCATca GAATCTTGACAATCTACTGGAGCAATCAACCATAACTGAGGGTACAGCTCTGAAGTACTTTCAAGGGATGGTGAAAGGTCTGGACCACATATATGGGAAGAAAATAATCCATGGGGATCTGTCAAGGAAAAACATCTTCATTGACGCTAACAAGGTGATCAAGGTGGCTGACTTCGGCTTAG CCAAACTATTGGGCAATTCTGCTACTGCTATTAAATCTGGAAGTTCCGGCACAAAGTCTTATCTTGCTCCAGAAGCAGAAAAGGGGGCTCCCATCGACCAAAAAGTGGACATATATAGTCTTGGTATCCTGTTTTTGGAGTTGCTCGGGAGCTTCACCACGATGTCTGAGCGGGCCCATGCCATTAACAATCTGCGAGAAATGAGAGTGTTGCCTGAGAGCATATCCAAATATGAAGATTACATCTTACAATTGGTTGCATTTTCTCCCGAAGAGAGGCCATCGACTAAAGAGATTCTCACATGGCCAATATGGGCTGATGTTTCATCTTCAGAGGCAGAGAATGATGACAGAGTCCCGATACGGATTGGTGATGACCACCAAGCAGCAGATGATGACATGCCAGGGTTGGAAAATGCTGATGATGACATGCCAGAGCTGGAAGATGCTGATGATGACATGCATCATGCCAGATTTGGAAGATGCTGA
- the LOC118045153 gene encoding uncharacterized protein, whose translation MASRSALSRLSLTATRSMEPARGATRYFSDDRGRVLSEEERAAENVYIKKMEKERSEKLKLKQEKEKTENENQGSDKKAEGSQKS comes from the exons ATGGCATCGAGATCCGCACTGAGCCGACTTAGCTTAACTGCTACTCGCTCGATGGAGCCGGCTCGTGGAGCTACTCGTTACTTCAGTGATGACAGGGGCCGAGTTCTGAGCGAAGAGGAACGCGCTGCTGAGAACGTCTATATTAAG AAAATGGAGAAGGAAAGGTCGGAGAAACTGAAGCTAAAGCAGGAGAAAGAGAAGACAGAGAATGAGAATCAGGGTAGTGACAAG AAAGCTGAAGGGAGCCAGAAATCCTGA